The Verrucomicrobium spinosum DSM 4136 = JCM 18804 genome includes a region encoding these proteins:
- the vccB gene encoding Verru_Chthon cassette protein B translates to MRLPFLPGVPCRARLGFSLVEVTLALGIVSFSMVAIFGLLPVGLDVSRQAIDTTVCSQITQQMVHAAQQTDFSRLSQLQSDSASQPWCFDDQGGRSANPSLARYKAAYQVTPSAALPTGGGASRLALVTVSVLGTQGPRTSKEADILKNPDARRVSFLVPDNGR, encoded by the coding sequence ATGAGACTGCCATTCCTGCCAGGCGTACCCTGTCGGGCTCGTTTGGGTTTCTCGCTGGTAGAGGTGACGCTTGCGCTGGGCATCGTCTCGTTTTCCATGGTCGCCATCTTCGGCCTGTTGCCGGTGGGTCTGGATGTTTCGCGCCAGGCGATCGACACCACGGTGTGCAGCCAGATCACCCAGCAGATGGTTCATGCTGCGCAGCAGACGGACTTCTCCCGCCTGAGTCAGTTGCAGTCTGACTCCGCCTCCCAGCCCTGGTGTTTCGATGATCAGGGCGGCCGCTCCGCGAATCCCTCGCTCGCCCGCTACAAGGCTGCCTATCAGGTGACACCATCAGCCGCCCTCCCCACCGGAGGTGGAGCCTCGCGGCTGGCGCTGGTGACGGTGAGCGTCCTGGGCACCCAGGGGCCGCGGACCAGCAAGGAGGCGGACATTCTGAAGAACCCGGATGCGAGGAGAGTTTCTTTCCTCGTACCCGACAACGGCCGGTAG
- a CDS encoding DUF58 domain-containing protein: MNAVAASMTVEDPEVFLAMEDLDLVGRGLADAVWHGQHQSLMRGPGVEFHSHRPYQPGDDLRRVNWSLLARQRRLYVRESRAESRRPVYLVLDSSASMSIQHGPSSKHQYGKRALAGAAHLARRQGDAPALHLTHGPSLPPRNSKDHVSGICAALSGCVAEGAADMAAALLEMRPFCRQRGFILFISDFLEQEEAIFAQLAAFRAQGHDVFALQVLDPVEVSLPEGGDYDFMEPETGGHLRTAAEPIRTAYARRVAEWREGLRRLAGAQDVRWYSTTTSQSLVATLRGWLG, translated from the coding sequence ATGAACGCTGTCGCGGCATCGATGACGGTGGAAGATCCGGAGGTCTTCCTTGCGATGGAAGATCTGGATCTGGTGGGCCGGGGCCTGGCGGATGCGGTGTGGCACGGGCAGCACCAGAGCCTCATGCGCGGACCCGGGGTGGAGTTTCACAGCCATCGCCCTTATCAGCCGGGCGATGATCTGCGTCGCGTGAACTGGTCACTCCTGGCGCGGCAACGGCGGCTCTATGTGCGGGAGAGCCGCGCTGAATCCAGACGTCCTGTCTATCTGGTGCTGGACAGCAGTGCGTCCATGTCCATCCAGCATGGCCCCAGCTCGAAGCATCAGTATGGCAAGCGGGCTCTGGCGGGAGCCGCGCACCTCGCCCGGAGACAAGGCGATGCTCCGGCGTTGCATCTGACCCATGGGCCGAGCCTGCCGCCGCGCAACAGCAAGGATCACGTTTCTGGCATCTGTGCAGCCCTCAGCGGCTGTGTTGCCGAGGGGGCCGCGGACATGGCGGCGGCGCTGCTTGAGATGCGACCCTTTTGCCGTCAGCGGGGATTCATCTTGTTCATCTCCGACTTCCTGGAACAGGAAGAGGCGATCTTTGCCCAACTCGCCGCCTTCCGAGCCCAGGGCCATGATGTCTTTGCCCTCCAGGTCCTCGATCCCGTCGAGGTCTCCCTGCCCGAGGGCGGGGACTATGATTTCATGGAACCCGAAACCGGCGGCCACCTGCGCACCGCTGCGGAACCCATCCGCACTGCGTATGCCCGACGCGTGGCGGAGTGGAGGGAAGGATTGCGCCGGCTGGCAGGGGCACAGGATGTCCGTTGGTACAGCACGACGACCAGTCAGTCTCTGGTGGCGACGCTGAGGGGATGGTTGGGGTGA
- a CDS encoding sensor histidine kinase — MIATVSRTLIVWLAMLLVAPWHGQIARGAEPPLTSIISIRALTAEQAAKRLPVLVDATVTFRNSRQSNLIANDGREGIYVAVPEGMGAELKLGSRIRIEGVTQPGGFLPIIECRHITHLGDGVPPPPKRIDAAELFSPSLDCQWVEVAAVMTGVVWHDNSLVITAEISGWTVRLLVPTGEDAVQKASQLMQRPVTIRGVVGSVFNSQRQLAGRHFFVASFDQIVPSEAPAPEGEPRLTPVNELLRSDSNSSTRVRVRGVVTHTTDDGLYMRGEGGSIFVHAAVKGLALGTRVEAEGFAAVAPFRPVLRATRVTPLSIAIPPQPQVLNLNDRQLGTQQAELVTVDATVQAQRDGPNHESTLQCRTGDWFFEATLPPRSDPYPRYAPDTRLRLTGICELTTTRPLPFSESVDGFRLHLRGGNDAAIIQHPPWWTLRRTLWALGLLGAASLVFLGWAALLRQRVTEQTRIIGTQIERSAVKDERERIARELHDTIEQELAGLSIQLRNARQRIATAPEQASRSLGLAEQMLRHCREEARTSIRDLRSTALELRGLHGALEEMLTPLATEAGAHFSLEVKGEPYHLAGPSEIHLLRIAHEAVANAARHASPRLIQVTIEFTPETVSLEIEDDGCGFDTDAPAPRGHFGMLGIRERVNKLQGTLQTHSEPGKGTRIHVVVPSEVAKRSNGSTPHS; from the coding sequence ATGATCGCAACTGTATCTCGCACCCTTATCGTCTGGCTGGCCATGCTGCTGGTTGCACCTTGGCACGGGCAGATTGCACGGGGGGCGGAACCGCCGCTCACCTCCATCATCAGCATTCGTGCGCTGACGGCCGAACAGGCCGCGAAGCGACTGCCGGTGTTGGTGGATGCCACCGTGACTTTTCGCAACTCACGCCAGTCCAATCTGATCGCCAACGATGGCCGCGAGGGCATCTATGTGGCTGTGCCAGAAGGCATGGGTGCCGAACTCAAACTGGGCAGCCGCATCCGCATTGAGGGGGTGACTCAGCCCGGCGGCTTCCTTCCCATCATTGAATGCCGCCACATCACCCATCTGGGCGATGGCGTCCCTCCCCCGCCAAAGCGAATCGACGCCGCAGAACTTTTCTCACCCTCGCTGGACTGTCAATGGGTGGAGGTCGCGGCCGTCATGACAGGTGTCGTGTGGCATGACAATTCACTCGTCATCACTGCGGAAATCTCAGGCTGGACGGTGCGACTCCTCGTGCCCACAGGTGAAGACGCTGTGCAGAAGGCCTCCCAGTTGATGCAGCGGCCCGTGACCATCCGCGGCGTGGTGGGCAGTGTTTTCAACAGCCAGCGACAACTTGCTGGACGGCATTTCTTTGTGGCCAGTTTTGACCAGATTGTCCCTTCTGAGGCTCCAGCCCCAGAGGGAGAACCCCGGCTGACCCCGGTGAATGAACTGCTGCGCAGTGATTCCAACTCGAGCACCCGAGTCAGGGTACGCGGTGTGGTGACACACACCACGGATGACGGTCTGTATATGCGGGGAGAAGGCGGGAGTATTTTCGTGCATGCCGCCGTCAAGGGGCTTGCTCTCGGCACCCGGGTGGAAGCAGAGGGCTTTGCCGCAGTCGCTCCGTTTCGTCCGGTCCTACGCGCCACCAGGGTGACGCCCCTGAGCATCGCGATCCCGCCCCAACCTCAGGTGCTCAACCTGAATGACCGGCAGCTCGGTACCCAGCAGGCAGAGCTGGTCACGGTGGATGCAACGGTGCAGGCGCAGCGGGACGGACCCAACCATGAAAGCACGCTACAATGCCGCACGGGAGATTGGTTCTTTGAAGCAACACTCCCGCCCCGCAGTGATCCGTATCCCCGGTATGCACCGGATACACGGCTGCGGCTCACGGGCATCTGTGAACTGACGACCACACGGCCCCTTCCCTTCAGCGAGAGCGTGGACGGCTTCCGTCTGCACCTTCGTGGCGGGAACGATGCGGCCATCATCCAGCACCCGCCCTGGTGGACGCTGCGGCGCACGCTCTGGGCCCTGGGGCTATTGGGTGCGGCCTCTCTGGTTTTCCTGGGTTGGGCGGCCTTGTTGCGCCAGCGGGTGACGGAACAAACGCGCATCATCGGCACCCAGATCGAACGCTCTGCCGTGAAGGATGAACGGGAGCGCATTGCCCGGGAGTTGCACGACACCATCGAGCAGGAACTGGCCGGGCTCTCCATCCAGCTTCGCAACGCACGGCAGCGCATCGCCACCGCCCCGGAACAGGCCAGTCGATCGCTGGGCCTGGCGGAGCAGATGCTACGACATTGTCGCGAGGAGGCACGCACTTCCATCCGCGACTTGCGAAGCACCGCCCTGGAGCTGCGCGGCCTGCATGGAGCACTGGAGGAGATGCTCACCCCGCTGGCCACCGAAGCGGGGGCGCACTTCTCCCTGGAGGTGAAGGGAGAGCCGTACCACCTGGCCGGGCCTTCGGAGATTCATCTGCTGCGCATCGCCCACGAGGCTGTGGCCAATGCGGCACGCCATGCCTCACCCCGCCTCATTCAGGTGACGATTGAGTTCACTCCTGAAACCGTCTCCCTGGAGATTGAGGATGATGGCTGCGGCTTTGACACCGACGCCCCTGCGCCGCGGGGTCACTTTGGCATGCTGGGCATTCGCGAACGCGTCAACAAGCTGCAAGGCACACTCCAGACGCATTCTGAACCCGGCAAGGGTACCCGCATCCATGTGGTGGTGCCTTCTGAAGTCGCCAAACGCTCCAACGGCTCCACTCCTCACTCATGA
- a CDS encoding AAA family ATPase, whose product MSTPATSNDPAARLFAAREALRSEMKKCVVGQEETAELLLLTLLCRGHALLLGVPGVGKTLMSAALAKALHLEFHRVQFTPDLMPGDITGTEVLEEDPSTGRYQRIVMPGPLFANVLLADEINRTPPKTQAALLQAMQEGQVTIGRETYTLPSPFLVLATQNPIEMEGTYPLPEAQLDRFFFCIRVNYPDQEDELAIAMNAPGSALAAVNAVLDAEALKALQESVQAVPISTDVGRYAVRLASATRPQTSNVPGVTEFIECGASPRASQALVLAGKARALLNGRAHVDFADIRALAPAVLRHRLVLNFRARAEKVDADAIVAKLLQQVSQEKA is encoded by the coding sequence ATGTCCACTCCAGCCACTTCCAACGATCCCGCTGCCCGACTGTTTGCCGCCCGCGAAGCGCTGCGCAGTGAAATGAAAAAATGCGTCGTGGGTCAGGAGGAGACCGCCGAGCTCCTGCTGCTCACGCTGCTGTGTCGCGGTCATGCCTTGCTCCTCGGGGTGCCGGGTGTGGGCAAGACGCTCATGAGCGCCGCCCTGGCCAAGGCGTTGCACCTTGAGTTTCATCGTGTGCAGTTCACCCCGGACCTCATGCCGGGTGACATCACCGGGACCGAGGTGCTGGAGGAAGACCCCTCCACGGGGCGCTATCAGCGCATCGTCATGCCGGGGCCGCTCTTCGCCAACGTCCTGCTTGCCGATGAAATCAACCGCACCCCTCCCAAGACCCAGGCCGCGCTGCTCCAGGCCATGCAGGAGGGGCAGGTGACGATTGGACGGGAGACCTACACTTTACCCAGTCCTTTCCTCGTACTCGCCACGCAGAACCCGATCGAGATGGAAGGCACCTACCCACTGCCCGAGGCGCAGCTCGACCGTTTCTTCTTCTGCATTCGGGTGAACTACCCGGACCAGGAGGACGAGCTGGCCATCGCCATGAACGCCCCGGGCAGCGCTCTTGCGGCAGTGAATGCCGTGCTGGATGCAGAGGCCCTGAAGGCTCTGCAGGAGAGCGTGCAGGCTGTCCCCATCTCTACTGACGTGGGACGCTATGCGGTCCGCCTTGCCTCAGCGACGCGGCCACAAACCAGCAATGTGCCCGGCGTCACGGAATTCATCGAATGCGGTGCCAGTCCCCGTGCCTCCCAGGCGCTGGTGCTCGCGGGCAAGGCGCGGGCCCTGCTCAATGGGCGGGCCCACGTGGACTTTGCAGACATCCGTGCACTCGCTCCAGCCGTGCTTCGCCACCGGTTGGTCCTTAACTTCCGCGCCCGCGCTGAGAAGGTGGATGCGGACGCGATTGTCGCAAAGCTGCTGCAACAGGTGTCTCAGGAGAAAGCATGA
- a CDS encoding response regulator, whose amino-acid sequence MKRKIRVLVVDDHAMMRLGLTEAISGERDMILVGEASNGTQAIQLYREHQPDVVTMDFKMPGQDGAEITKQLRLEFPDARVVLLTVFEGEEDIWRAVQAGASGYVSKSAEVEELLEVVRRIFAGEQYFSPNVAAKLAARQARNALTPRELQVLRHIVAGYSNKEIAAKLHMSEATVKLHISNTLDKLNVADRTQAAIEAVKRGIVHLDE is encoded by the coding sequence ATGAAAAGAAAAATCCGCGTTCTGGTAGTCGATGATCATGCGATGATGCGCCTGGGCCTGACTGAGGCCATCTCTGGCGAGCGCGACATGATCCTGGTGGGTGAAGCCAGCAACGGCACCCAGGCGATCCAACTCTACCGTGAGCATCAGCCCGATGTGGTGACCATGGACTTCAAGATGCCCGGTCAGGATGGTGCGGAGATCACAAAGCAACTACGCCTGGAGTTCCCCGATGCTCGCGTCGTCCTGCTGACCGTCTTCGAAGGGGAAGAAGACATCTGGCGCGCGGTGCAGGCGGGCGCATCAGGCTATGTCTCGAAGTCCGCCGAGGTGGAGGAACTGCTGGAGGTGGTGCGGAGAATTTTTGCCGGGGAACAATACTTCTCCCCAAACGTGGCGGCGAAACTGGCGGCGCGGCAGGCACGAAACGCACTCACACCGCGTGAGCTCCAGGTGCTGCGCCACATTGTGGCCGGATACAGCAACAAGGAGATCGCAGCGAAGCTGCACATGTCCGAGGCGACGGTGAAACTGCATATTTCCAACACCCTGGACAAGCTGAATGTCGCCGACCGCACTCAAGCGGCCATTGAGGCCGTGAAGCGGGGCATTGTGCACTTGGACGAATGA